GGGGACGCGGCCGTCGACGCGGGTGTCGAGTCGTTGGGCGTTGGCGTTGAGGGGGTCGAGGCGGAGGGCGATGATGCCTGCGAGGAGGATGATGAGGGTCGTGAAGATGGTGGTCCAGGGCGGGCGCTTCATGCCAAGGATCGTATCGGGACGATGATGAAACGACTTGGATGGAACATGGTTCCTTTGGGAGCGTTGCGGTGTCGGAGTCGGCTTCAGATCAGTCATTGCGGGTGCTGCATCTCACGGCGGGGTCGGATGCGGGTGGGATCAGTCGTTATCTGCATGTGCTGAATCATGAGTTGGTGGGTCGGGGTCATCGGCCGGTGATCGCGGGTGAGGTGGGGTTGTGGCACGATTTATTTGAGGATGCGCCTTGGCCGTGGGTGGAGGCTCCGTTGAAGGGTGGGGCGGTGTCGCTGTGGCGGGCTCGGGGGTTGGTTGAGCGGGGGCTGCGGCGAGAGGGTTTTGATGGGCGTCCGCCGGTGGATGTGATTCATTCGCATTATCGACGGGCTTCGCTGGTGGGTCGGTGGCTGGCGAAGCGTTGGCGGGTTCCGTTGGTGTACACCTTGCATCTGACGGGGATTCCGGTGGGGGGTGCGTCGGGTTGGATGAGTGACTGGGGGGATATCACGCATGTGCCTTCGTCGCAGGCGCGGGACTGGCTTCTTGAGGAGGTGGGTTTGGCGGCGGAGCGGATTGAGCTGATCCCGCACGGGGTGCGGGCTGAGAACTATCCGGAGGCGGGGGACGATGCGCGGCGGGCGGCGCGGGAGGCGTTGGGGTTGGGGGATCGGTCGCCGGTGGTGACGTTTGTGGGTCGGTTTGATGATCCGAAGAATGAGGCGTGGGTGGTGGACCTGGCGGACCTGAGTCGTCAGATTGCGCCGGAGGGTGTGTTTGTGATGCAGGGCGAGGGGCCTCACGAGGGTGAGCTGCGGCGTTCGATCCGGAAGCGGGGGCTTGGTGAGCGTGTTCGGGTTCTTGCGTATGGGGATCCGAAGGACGCTTATGTGGCGTCGGATTTGGTGGTGATTCCTTCGTCGCTGGAGGGATTTTCGTATGTGACGACGGAGGCGATGGCGTTGGGGCGGCCGGTGCTGCGGACGCGGACGGCGGGTTGGGCGGAGCATGTGATCGAGGGTCGGACGGGGCGGTCGTGTGCGGTGGATCGTGAGGCGTTTTTGATGGCGGGGCTGGAGATGTTGAATGATTCTGAGGGTTTGAGGGCGATGGGGCATGAGGCGGCGGCGCATGTTCGGGGGTCGCTGACGCTGGATCGTCAGGTGGATCAGACGGTGGAACTTTATAAAAGGGTGATCGCTGGGGCGAGGAAGTATTAAGATAGGCGGAAGAGGCAGCTTGAAGCCCCAGGAGACCCCGCCATGTTTAAGCATCTGATGTTGTCACCCGTGAGTTTGGTTTGTTTGGTCATCGTGATGATGACGCTGGTGCTTCCCGGGGTGGTTCGGGGCCAGGACGGTTTGGATCAGGTTGATCTGCCGTTTTTTGGTGTGGTGGTTCCGGAGCGGGCTGAGTTGAGGGCGGGCCCAGGGAAGGCGTACTACACGGTGGGGAGTCTTGAGTCGGAGTCGTTTGTCGAGGTCCACGAGGGTTTGCTTGGGTGGTACAAGATCACGGCGCCTCGTGATGTTTACAGTTATGTGTCGAAGGCTTTTGTGAAGGCGAGCGGTGATGGGACGGCCGGTGTGATTGATGGTGATCGGGTTCAGGTGAAGGCGGCGAGTGAGAAGGGTCCTGGGTGGAGCTTTAAGCCGCAGACAACGCTGGATCGCGGGACCGAGGTGATGATCGTTTCGGAGGAGGGGAGTTTCTACAAGATCGTGGCACCGGAGGCGGCGCGGGTGTTTATCAGTCGTGACGCGGTGCGGATAGCGAGTCCGGGTGAAGTCGAGCAGCATCGGCGGATGTTGTCGGGGGATGAGGGTGAGGTGGCAGTGGCGGTGGTTGAAGCGGAGGCTGTGGTGAGTGAAGTTGCGGTGGAGGTGAGGGAGGCGAGCCCTGAGGTGGCGGTGGATGAGCCGGAGATGGAGCCGATTCGGTTGGAGAGTGTGACGCCTGCGTCGGAGGCGGAGGTTGAGGTTCAGGTGAGTCGGCCTTTGATTCCTGTTGAGCCGGAGTCTGGGGTTGCGGTGGAGACGGCGGAGGCAGCGGTGGCGGTTGTGCCTGAGATGGAGGCTGACGTGCCTGCCACGTCGGAGGCCGAGGTGGTGGCCGTGCCTGCGCCGGAGTCGGAGGAGTGGGCGGTGATTGGTAAGGATGCGGTTGGGGTGTCGACGGAGGTTGAGTCGACGACGTTGCAGTCGGTTGAGAAGGAGATGCGGCCGAAGTTCAGTCTGCCATTGGATGAGATGCCGATCGACGAGATGGTGGCTGCGTATGAGGCGCTGCGGGATGCGGGGGGTTTGAGTGCGCAGGATCTGCAGGTGATCGAGATCCGGTTGATTGCGTTGGAGCGGAATCGTCAGTTGCTGGCGGCGATGCTGAATGAGCCGGTTGTGCCGGTGATTGTGGAGACGGAGCCTGCCCCGGTGGTGGGGACGCAGCGGGTTCCTGCTGCGGAGGTTGAGGATTACACCTATGTCGGGGTGTTGATGCAGTCGTCGCTTTATAACGGCCAGGCGGGCCGGCCCTCGTTGCTGCGGCTGGTGGACCCGACGACCCGGCGGACGCTGGGGTACATCGTGACCCGGAAGGTGAGTGATCGGCGGGCGATCTCGTCGCTGGTGGGGATTGTCGGCAAGGATCAGCGTGATGTGGATTTAGGGATTCGTCTGATCGAGCCGGAGCAGGTGGACATCCTCTCGGTGCGTCCGTAACGGCTGGGTGATCTGGGTAAGTGCAGGGCGAGGGTGTATCTGTCTGTGGCGATCTGGACGTTTCGCAACCCCCTGATTTTCATGGGTTTCTGTCGTTTCCCGGGTCTTGTGGTGTTATGCGGGTGATCTATCGGACCGATCCTGAGGGTGTTGCTATGAGTTCGCCACACACCTCAGGGGAGTGATCCTGATGACGACAAAAATCCAGCGTGGTATCCGGATTGGAGAGATTCTTGTTGAGCGAGGGGTGCTGACGGAGCAGCAGGTCTTCGAGATCGCGCAGGCTCAGAAGAAGCAGCATCTGCCGTTTGGTGTTCTGGCGGAGCGGATGTTTGATGTCACGCTGGACAGTGTGGAGGAGGCGTGGATCGAGCAATATCATCGGGTGTCGGGGACGCTTGACCTCAACAGTGTGCAGATTGATACCGATGCGTTGAAGCTGATCAATCGTCGGCAGGCGTGGCAGTTCGAGATTCTGCCGGTGCGTTTTGAGCCGGATGGTCAGCTGCTGATGGCGGCGACGCGCGAGCGGTTGGCGCGTGCGGTGACGTTCTCGGCGCGACGGATCGATCGTGAGGTGTACATGCGGATCGCGGAGAGCGAGCAGCTTCGTGATTTTCTCAAGGAGCATTTCCCGATGCCGGAGGTGAGTGATGATCTGCTGCGGCAGGCTCGGCGGATGGCGGGGTAATCAGTACGGCATACCGCCGGCAGCTTGCCAGCGTTTGAACAGATCGACGGCTTCCTTGCGGAGGCATCCGGGTTGGACGATGACGGGTGACCCGCCACGGTCGGCCATGTCGATGTTGCTGATGCCCAGTTCGTTGAAGCCGAAGTCTTCGGCGTCGGCGATGGCGGCTCCGAAGACGATGCGTTGGATTCGGGCCCAGTGGATGGCGGTGAAGCACATCGGGCAGGGCTCGGTGGTTGAGTAGATCGTGGTGCCGGGGAGGTGGATGTCGCCCAGGATGGCGCAGGCTTTGCGGATGGCGCAGACCTCGGCGTGGGCGGTGGGGTCGGTGTCGTGTCGGACGTGGTTGTGGGTGGCGATGATGACGCGGTCGTTGTGGGCGATGACGGCGCCGAAGGGTGATTGGCCCATCTCGACGCCGGCGGAGCAGGCTTCGAGGGCGCGGCGCATCATTGATTCATCGAGTTCTGAGAAGCTCACGATGGGGTGCCTCCGGCGTGTTGCTGGGCTACGGCGAGGGCGAGTTTTTCGTAGTCGCGGGCGCCTGGGCAGCCGGTGGCGTAATCGAAGATCGACTGGCCGAAGCTGGGGCTCTCGGCGAGCTTGATGTTGCGGCGGATGGGGGGCTGATAGACGACGGCGTCGGCCCAGGGGACGGGTGTGCCGCGGGATTCGGTGAGGAAGTTATCGACGTCGGCGGTGACTTCGGCGGCGAGGATGGTCTGGCCTTCGTGCATGCAGAGGACGACGCCTGCGACTTTGAGGGAGGGGTTGATGCCCTCGCTAACGAGGCGGATGGTTTCGAGGAGCTTGCCGAGTCCCTGGAGGGCGAGGAAGTGGGCCTGCATCGGCACGATGACTTCGTTGGCGAGGGTGAGGGCGTTGACGGTGAGCAGTCCGAGGCTTGGCGGGCAGTCGATGAGGACGTAGTCGAACTGTTTGACGAGGTCGCGGAGTTTGTTTCGGAGGATGACCTGGGCCCCGCCGGTGACGAGTCTTGAGGCGAGTTCGGTTTCGGCTCCGGCGAGGTTGACGTGGGCCGGGAGGATTCCGCGGTGGGGGTCGAGTTCGATGACGGTCTCGGCGGCGG
This Phycisphaeraceae bacterium DNA region includes the following protein-coding sequences:
- a CDS encoding SH3 domain-containing protein, with product MFKHLMLSPVSLVCLVIVMMTLVLPGVVRGQDGLDQVDLPFFGVVVPERAELRAGPGKAYYTVGSLESESFVEVHEGLLGWYKITAPRDVYSYVSKAFVKASGDGTAGVIDGDRVQVKAASEKGPGWSFKPQTTLDRGTEVMIVSEEGSFYKIVAPEAARVFISRDAVRIASPGEVEQHRRMLSGDEGEVAVAVVEAEAVVSEVAVEVREASPEVAVDEPEMEPIRLESVTPASEAEVEVQVSRPLIPVEPESGVAVETAEAAVAVVPEMEADVPATSEAEVVAVPAPESEEWAVIGKDAVGVSTEVESTTLQSVEKEMRPKFSLPLDEMPIDEMVAAYEALRDAGGLSAQDLQVIEIRLIALERNRQLLAAMLNEPVVPVIVETEPAPVVGTQRVPAAEVEDYTYVGVLMQSSLYNGQAGRPSLLRLVDPTTRRTLGYIVTRKVSDRRAISSLVGIVGKDQRDVDLGIRLIEPEQVDILSVRP
- a CDS encoding glycosyltransferase family 4 protein; this translates as MEHGSFGSVAVSESASDQSLRVLHLTAGSDAGGISRYLHVLNHELVGRGHRPVIAGEVGLWHDLFEDAPWPWVEAPLKGGAVSLWRARGLVERGLRREGFDGRPPVDVIHSHYRRASLVGRWLAKRWRVPLVYTLHLTGIPVGGASGWMSDWGDITHVPSSQARDWLLEEVGLAAERIELIPHGVRAENYPEAGDDARRAAREALGLGDRSPVVTFVGRFDDPKNEAWVVDLADLSRQIAPEGVFVMQGEGPHEGELRRSIRKRGLGERVRVLAYGDPKDAYVASDLVVIPSSLEGFSYVTTEAMALGRPVLRTRTAGWAEHVIEGRTGRSCAVDREAFLMAGLEMLNDSEGLRAMGHEAAAHVRGSLTLDRQVDQTVELYKRVIAGARKY
- a CDS encoding nucleoside deaminase, which produces MSFSELDESMMRRALEACSAGVEMGQSPFGAVIAHNDRVIIATHNHVRHDTDPTAHAEVCAIRKACAILGDIHLPGTTIYSTTEPCPMCFTAIHWARIQRIVFGAAIADAEDFGFNELGISNIDMADRGGSPVIVQPGCLRKEAVDLFKRWQAAGGMPY
- a CDS encoding AAA family ATPase, yielding MTETATTPADPTIDPAAAPAQPQAAPTAPATPPAQPGPPAETRTIALLNQKGGVGKTTTTMNLGHALARAGQRVLMVDLDPQAHLTLYNGVDPDTLDHTTYDLLVEDDVTAAETVIELDPHRGILPAHVNLAGAETELASRLVTGGAQVILRNKLRDLVKQFDYVLIDCPPSLGLLTVNALTLANEVIVPMQAHFLALQGLGKLLETIRLVSEGINPSLKVAGVVLCMHEGQTILAAEVTADVDNFLTESRGTPVPWADAVVYQPPIRRNIKLAESPSFGQSIFDYATGCPGARDYEKLALAVAQQHAGGTPS